GAGACGCCGGCGTCGGTGCAGGGCCTGCCTTCCGCCCCGGATGCATTTTTGCACGTGTTCGACGAAGTGAATTACCCTCAATCGCGCCGGCACGCCCACCTCGGGCGGGGCATGACGATCTCGGTCGGCCGCGTACGGCCCTGTGAGGTGCTGGATGTGAAGTTCGTCGTCCTCTCCCACAACACCATTCGGGGCGCGGCCGGCGGGGCGGTGCTCAACGCCGAATTACTTGTGCGGCAGGGGTATCTGCAGCCGGCCGGCGTGCGCGTCGAGGCGGCGGCATGACGCCTCCGGACCGGTCAGGCGTCGCCTATCGACAAGCCGGCGCGGCCGACGCGCCGGCTATCGCCTCGTTGTGGCGCGCTCTGATGGACGAACACACGGCGGCGGACACGCGGTTCGTTCTCGCGCCGGACGCCGCCCGGCGCTGGGCGAACGATGTGCGCGCCTGGCTGTCGGATACCAGCCATCGATTCGTGCTGGCGGAGATCGACGATCGGCCGGTGGGCTTCATCCATGGGCACCGCTGGCGACCGATCCCTTTATACGACACGGTGCTGGAGGTCTTCATCGGCGAACTGTATGTCATGGTGGACGAGCGGCGGGCGGGTATCGGCGGCCGGCTCCTCACGGAGCTTCACGCCTGGGCTCGCGACGAAGGGGCGGTTCGGTTGCGCCTTGGGGTGCTGGCCGCCAACGCCGGCGCCGCTGGTTTCTGGGAAACGAGCGGCGCCCGGCCGCTCGCGGTGGAGTATACGATCGAGCTTAAATCGGCCGATCGGCCTGCGCCGGAAAAGCGCCGACCGTTCGGGTTTTTTTCTGGAACCTGATCCAGTACGTGGGGTACACGCCCCATCGACACCATGCGCCGGTGCTACGCGGACTCTTCACTTGACAGCCGGGGTTTGCCGTTCGTATCGTTGTCGTCCGCTATAGAGATCCGGTCTTGCGGAACTAGCTCAGCTGGTAGAGCGCAACCTTGCCAAGGTTGAGGTCGCGGGTTCGAGTCCCGTGTTCCGCTCAAAAAAGCCATTCGATGCGCCCTGCATCGCGTGGCTTTTTGCGTTTCGGGGCATATCGGAGCCAGTTTGCGGATGTCGGGAACGCATGGGCCGGTCGGGCATTTCCA
Above is a genomic segment from Rhodothermales bacterium containing:
- a CDS encoding GNAT family N-acetyltransferase, with protein sequence MTPPDRSGVAYRQAGAADAPAIASLWRALMDEHTAADTRFVLAPDAARRWANDVRAWLSDTSHRFVLAEIDDRPVGFIHGHRWRPIPLYDTVLEVFIGELYVMVDERRAGIGGRLLTELHAWARDEGAVRLRLGVLAANAGAAGFWETSGARPLAVEYTIELKSADRPAPEKRRPFGFFSGT